Proteins found in one Serinicoccus marinus DSM 15273 genomic segment:
- the der gene encoding ribosome biogenesis GTPase Der translates to MSQQDGTPAPQEDSDHAEVEVEWTAGDPDGLPDLHDDDEASEQDEALEQALRAGLVDFELSDEDQALVERGELPQEDREDVGGRPVVAVVGRPNVGKSSLVNRILGRREAVVEDVPGVTRDRVSYDAEWSGRRFTLVDTGGWEVDATGIHLRVAEQAEVAIELADAVMFVVDATVGATDTDEQVVRLLRRSGRPVVLVANKVDDQRFEADAAMLWSLGLGQPWPVSALHGRGSGDALDALLDVLPERSAVAGVAPEGGPRRVALLGRPNVGKSSLLNKLAGSDRVVVDDVAGTTRDPVDELIELGDDGRVWRFVDTAGIRRRVHQTKGADFYASLRTQAALEKAEVAVVLVDVSEPIAEQDIRVIQQVVDSGRALVVAYNKWDTLDEERRYYLEREIERELVQITWAPRVNISAATGRNVAKLVPALDTALGSWDRRIPTAKLNAFLGEVVAGQPHPVRGGKQPRVLFATQADTRPPRFVIFASGFIEAGYRRFLERRLREQFGFVGTPIEISVRVREKRRR, encoded by the coding sequence ATGAGCCAGCAGGACGGCACGCCCGCTCCGCAGGAGGACAGCGACCACGCCGAGGTCGAGGTCGAGTGGACCGCGGGAGACCCCGACGGGCTGCCCGACCTGCATGATGACGACGAGGCCAGCGAGCAGGACGAGGCGCTGGAGCAGGCCCTGCGCGCGGGTCTGGTCGACTTCGAGCTCTCGGACGAGGACCAGGCCCTCGTCGAGCGGGGCGAGCTGCCGCAGGAGGACCGGGAGGACGTGGGCGGTCGCCCCGTCGTCGCGGTCGTCGGGCGTCCCAACGTCGGCAAGTCCAGCCTGGTCAACCGCATCCTCGGCCGCCGCGAGGCGGTCGTCGAGGACGTCCCGGGCGTCACGCGCGACCGCGTGTCCTACGACGCGGAGTGGTCCGGGCGCCGCTTCACCCTCGTCGACACCGGCGGCTGGGAGGTCGACGCCACAGGCATACACCTGCGGGTGGCCGAGCAGGCCGAGGTCGCCATCGAGCTCGCCGACGCCGTGATGTTCGTCGTCGACGCCACCGTCGGCGCGACCGACACCGACGAGCAGGTCGTGCGGCTGCTGCGCCGCTCCGGCAGGCCCGTCGTGCTCGTCGCCAACAAGGTCGACGACCAGCGCTTCGAGGCCGACGCCGCGATGCTGTGGAGCCTGGGGCTGGGCCAGCCGTGGCCGGTGTCAGCGCTGCACGGCCGCGGTTCCGGCGACGCGCTCGACGCGCTGCTCGACGTCCTGCCGGAGAGGTCGGCCGTGGCCGGCGTGGCGCCGGAGGGCGGGCCGAGAAGGGTGGCCCTGCTCGGGCGCCCCAACGTCGGCAAGTCCTCCCTGCTCAACAAGCTCGCCGGCTCCGACCGCGTCGTCGTGGACGACGTCGCCGGGACCACCCGCGACCCCGTGGACGAGCTCATCGAGCTCGGCGACGACGGCCGGGTATGGCGCTTCGTCGACACCGCGGGCATCCGCCGGCGCGTGCACCAGACCAAGGGCGCGGACTTCTACGCCTCGCTGCGCACCCAGGCCGCCCTGGAGAAGGCCGAGGTCGCGGTCGTCCTGGTCGATGTGTCCGAGCCGATCGCCGAGCAGGACATCCGGGTCATCCAGCAGGTCGTCGACTCCGGCCGCGCGCTGGTCGTCGCCTACAACAAGTGGGACACCCTCGACGAGGAGCGCCGCTACTACCTGGAGCGCGAGATCGAGCGCGAGCTGGTGCAGATCACCTGGGCGCCGCGGGTCAACATCTCCGCCGCCACCGGGCGCAACGTCGCCAAGCTGGTGCCCGCGCTGGACACCGCGCTCGGCTCGTGGGACCGGCGCATCCCGACGGCCAAACTCAACGCCTTCCTCGGTGAGGTCGTGGCCGGCCAGCCGCACCCGGTGCGCGGCGGGAAGCAGCCGCGGGTCCTCTTCGCCACCCAGGCCGACACCCGCCCGCCGCGCTTCGTGATCTTCGCCTCCGGCTTCATCGAGGCGGGCTACCGACGCTTCCTCGAGCGGCGCCTTCGCGAGCAGTTCGGCTTCGTCGGGACGCCCATCGAGATCTCGGTCAGGGTGCGGGAGAAGCGGCGTCGCTGA
- a CDS encoding D-2-hydroxyacid dehydrogenase produces MTGHRPRVVVLTAPGLDPPPQLEEVAAEVDLVVVTADDLATALPGARALLLWDFFSAAVENAWPAADSLEWIHVAAAGVDSLLFDELRASPVMVTNAHGVFDRPIAEFVLASILAHAKRLHESMRLQRDHEWAHRETTLVRGQRVLVVGTGGIGREIARLLRAVGCEVRGAGRRERAADPDFGTVVRSDALVEHVGWADHLVNATPLTPATRGLLDAAVFAAMRREAHVVNIGRGASLVEADLLSALRAGRLAGASLDVFQTEPLPDDSPLWDAPGLVVSAHLSGDVTGWRDRLAEQFVANLRRWRAGEPLTGVVDSRLGYVPGAEATESP; encoded by the coding sequence GTGACCGGACACCGCCCCCGCGTCGTGGTGCTCACCGCTCCCGGCCTCGACCCACCGCCGCAGCTGGAGGAGGTCGCCGCGGAGGTGGACCTCGTGGTGGTCACCGCCGACGATCTGGCGACGGCGCTCCCGGGCGCCCGGGCACTCCTCCTGTGGGACTTCTTCTCCGCCGCGGTCGAGAATGCCTGGCCGGCGGCCGACTCGCTGGAGTGGATCCACGTCGCCGCAGCAGGGGTGGACTCACTGCTCTTCGACGAGCTGCGTGCCTCGCCGGTGATGGTGACCAACGCGCACGGGGTCTTCGACCGCCCCATCGCCGAGTTCGTCCTCGCCAGCATCCTGGCCCACGCCAAGCGGCTCCACGAGAGCATGCGGCTGCAGCGGGACCACGAGTGGGCCCACCGGGAGACCACCCTGGTGCGCGGCCAGCGGGTGCTCGTGGTCGGCACCGGGGGGATCGGCCGGGAGATCGCCCGGCTGCTCCGCGCCGTCGGGTGCGAGGTGCGCGGGGCGGGTCGACGGGAGCGCGCGGCGGACCCCGACTTCGGGACCGTGGTGCGCAGCGACGCGCTGGTGGAGCACGTGGGCTGGGCCGACCACCTGGTCAACGCCACGCCGCTGACGCCGGCGACGCGAGGGCTGCTCGACGCCGCCGTCTTCGCCGCCATGCGCCGTGAGGCCCACGTCGTCAACATCGGTCGGGGGGCGAGCCTGGTGGAGGCGGACCTGCTCTCGGCGCTCCGCGCGGGCCGCCTCGCGGGAGCCTCGCTGGACGTCTTCCAGACCGAGCCGCTCCCGGACGACTCGCCCCTGTGGGACGCGCCGGGGCTGGTGGTCTCCGCGCACCTGTCGGGAGACGTCACAGGCTGGCGGGACCGGCTGGCCGAGCAGTTCGTCGCCAACCTGCGGCGGTGGCGCGCGGGGGAGCCTTTGACCGGCGTCGTCGACAGCCGCCTCGGCTACGTCCCCGGGGCCGAGGCGACTGAGTCGCCATGA
- a CDS encoding BCCT family transporter — MDALARRLGLKTNPQIFFTSAGLMVVILILLLLFPGGIGEGFAAARSWVTTNLGWFFILGVTAWLIFLIWIAISKYGELRLGKGDEKPRYSRLSWFTMLFAGGIGTVLMFWGVAEPISHFSAPPFPGVEPYSAAAAEDAMNIALYHLGLHTWTIFTLPGLAFGFFIYRYDLPMRVSSVFYPFLKERIHGPIGKSIDVFAVLGTLFGLAVSLGLGTSQISAGLSELTGVGDGVVVKVVVIAVLTAVATVSVAVGLDKGIKRLSNLNIGMAVGMMLFVLFTGGATVFLLRELVESAGNYLAALPELSFWNDALANETTEDGWGWQAGWTVFYWAWTVTWAPFMGVFLARISRGRTVREFIGGVLVAPSLFTLVWFVIFGWSAMNIDGIGGDGGPISTAVGESVPLAMFTFFENFPWTPLLQGLVVVIVALFFATSADSAALVVDMLCSGEDEEGPVGQRVFWAVCLGALAALLIVLGGDEGLNALQQVITVIGLPIFILVFAMIPALFAGLRSEKLRVTRGDDDISPKEHIHRQSEETTDA; from the coding sequence GTGGACGCTCTCGCACGACGACTCGGCCTGAAGACCAACCCCCAGATCTTCTTCACCTCAGCCGGCCTGATGGTGGTCATCCTCATCCTGCTGCTGCTCTTCCCCGGAGGCATCGGCGAGGGTTTCGCCGCGGCACGCTCGTGGGTGACGACGAATCTCGGCTGGTTCTTCATCCTCGGTGTCACCGCCTGGCTGATCTTCCTCATCTGGATCGCGATCAGCAAGTACGGCGAGCTGCGCCTGGGCAAGGGCGACGAGAAGCCGCGCTACTCGCGGCTGTCGTGGTTCACCATGCTCTTCGCCGGTGGCATCGGGACCGTGCTGATGTTCTGGGGTGTGGCGGAGCCGATCTCGCACTTCAGCGCGCCGCCGTTCCCGGGCGTCGAGCCCTACAGCGCCGCAGCCGCCGAGGACGCGATGAACATCGCGCTCTACCACCTCGGACTGCATACCTGGACGATCTTCACCCTCCCGGGGCTGGCCTTCGGCTTCTTCATCTACCGCTACGACCTGCCGATGCGGGTGAGCTCGGTCTTTTACCCGTTCCTCAAGGAGCGCATCCACGGGCCGATCGGCAAGAGCATCGACGTCTTCGCGGTGCTCGGCACGCTCTTCGGGCTCGCGGTGAGTCTCGGCCTGGGCACCTCGCAGATCAGCGCGGGGCTCTCGGAGCTCACCGGCGTCGGCGACGGGGTTGTCGTCAAGGTCGTCGTCATCGCGGTGCTCACGGCGGTGGCCACGGTGTCGGTCGCGGTCGGGCTCGACAAGGGCATCAAGCGGCTGTCGAACCTCAACATCGGTATGGCGGTGGGCATGATGCTCTTCGTCCTCTTCACCGGCGGGGCGACTGTCTTCCTGCTCCGCGAGCTGGTGGAGAGCGCCGGCAACTACCTCGCGGCGCTGCCCGAGCTGTCGTTCTGGAACGACGCGCTGGCCAACGAGACCACCGAGGACGGTTGGGGTTGGCAGGCCGGGTGGACCGTCTTCTACTGGGCCTGGACCGTGACCTGGGCGCCGTTCATGGGCGTCTTCCTGGCGCGGATCTCGCGGGGCCGGACGGTGCGTGAGTTCATCGGTGGCGTGCTGGTCGCGCCCTCGCTGTTCACCCTCGTCTGGTTCGTCATCTTCGGGTGGTCGGCGATGAACATCGACGGCATCGGTGGCGACGGCGGACCGATCTCCACCGCGGTCGGCGAGAGCGTGCCGCTGGCGATGTTCACCTTCTTCGAGAACTTCCCCTGGACCCCGCTGCTGCAGGGCCTGGTGGTCGTCATCGTCGCGCTCTTCTTCGCGACCTCGGCGGACTCGGCGGCGCTGGTCGTCGACATGCTCTGCAGCGGTGAGGACGAGGAAGGCCCTGTCGGCCAGCGCGTCTTCTGGGCGGTCTGCCTCGGCGCGCTGGCGGCGCTGCTCATCGTCCTCGGCGGCGACGAAGGGCTCAACGCCCTGCAACAGGTCATCACCGTCATCGGACTGCCGATCTTCATCCTCGTCTTCGCGATGATCCCGGCGCTCTTCGCCGGACTGCGGTCGGAGAAGCTGCGGGTCACTCGTGGGGACGACGACATCAGCCCGAAGGAGCACATCCACCGGCAGTCGGAGGAGACGACGGACGCGTGA
- a CDS encoding SufE family protein yields MERVDECQSPLFLAVEVEDDAERTVRLFFDAPAEAPTTRGFAGILHEGLDGLGAQQVLDVPDDAPYRFGLAEAVSPLRMRGMVGMLGRIKRQVRLRSEALAAAGEGA; encoded by the coding sequence ATGGAGCGGGTCGACGAGTGCCAGTCGCCGTTGTTCCTCGCGGTCGAGGTCGAGGACGACGCCGAGCGCACGGTGCGGCTCTTCTTCGACGCGCCCGCGGAGGCCCCGACGACGCGCGGCTTCGCCGGCATCCTGCACGAGGGCCTGGACGGGCTCGGCGCGCAGCAGGTGCTCGACGTCCCCGACGACGCGCCCTACCGCTTCGGCCTGGCCGAGGCGGTCTCGCCGCTGCGCATGCGCGGGATGGTCGGTATGCTCGGCCGGATCAAGCGGCAGGTGCGGCTGCGCTCGGAGGCCCTCGCGGCCGCGGGGGAGGGAGCATGA
- a CDS encoding M24 family metallopeptidase, whose product MSGLTEITRAAQTAHPHTLRPEHERRMARTQEVLRGRGLDALVVTDPANLYYLTGYNAWSFYMPQALLVPAQGEAHLVLRAMDAKGGHHTATLPRDRIHGYPEHYVHRHDIHPWEWIASTGREVGVLPSGAGTIAMELDAHFFSPRAYLAFGATLPQAEVVDSRELVNWLRVVKSDTEVALLRAAGEVTVRAMTAAIDALRAGRRQCDVVAQIQQAQAHGTEALGGDYPAIVPMLPSGETAGTPHLTWVEEPLRQGEATTIELAGVHRRYHVPLARTVSLGPPPPRLARTAEATGLGLEAALRAVHPGATAADVHAAFTAELTRHGLRKDSRIGYSIGIGYPPDWGERTVSLRAEDDTALEPGMCFHLILGMWMDGWGYETSESVLVTEAGPELLAPLDQGLVIHA is encoded by the coding sequence ATGAGCGGGCTCACCGAGATCACGCGGGCCGCGCAGACGGCCCATCCCCACACGCTGCGTCCCGAGCACGAGCGACGCATGGCGCGCACCCAGGAGGTGCTGCGCGGGCGCGGCCTGGACGCCCTCGTGGTCACCGACCCGGCCAACCTCTACTACCTGACCGGCTACAATGCCTGGTCGTTCTACATGCCCCAGGCTCTCCTGGTGCCGGCGCAGGGCGAGGCCCATCTCGTGCTGCGGGCGATGGACGCCAAGGGCGGTCACCACACCGCGACCCTGCCCCGGGACCGGATCCACGGTTATCCGGAGCACTACGTGCACCGGCACGACATCCATCCGTGGGAGTGGATCGCGAGCACCGGACGGGAGGTCGGGGTCCTGCCCTCCGGCGCCGGGACGATCGCGATGGAGCTGGACGCCCACTTCTTCTCCCCCCGCGCCTACCTCGCCTTCGGGGCCACGCTCCCGCAGGCCGAGGTCGTCGACAGCCGGGAGCTGGTCAACTGGTTGCGCGTGGTGAAGTCCGACACCGAGGTCGCCCTCCTGCGCGCGGCCGGGGAGGTCACCGTGCGCGCCATGACCGCGGCGATCGACGCCCTGCGGGCCGGCCGGCGCCAGTGCGACGTGGTGGCGCAGATCCAGCAGGCGCAGGCGCACGGCACCGAGGCGCTGGGCGGTGACTACCCGGCCATCGTCCCCATGCTCCCCAGCGGCGAGACCGCCGGCACCCCTCACCTGACGTGGGTGGAGGAGCCGCTGCGCCAGGGGGAGGCGACGACGATCGAGCTGGCCGGGGTCCACCGCCGCTACCACGTGCCGCTCGCGCGGACCGTCAGCCTCGGCCCTCCTCCCCCGCGGCTGGCCCGGACGGCCGAGGCCACCGGCCTCGGCCTGGAGGCGGCGCTGCGCGCGGTGCACCCCGGCGCCACCGCCGCCGACGTCCACGCCGCCTTCACCGCGGAGCTGACCCGGCACGGGCTGCGCAAGGACTCGCGCATCGGCTACTCGATCGGCATCGGCTACCCACCCGACTGGGGTGAGCGCACGGTGAGCCTGCGCGCCGAGGACGACACCGCGCTGGAGCCCGGCATGTGCTTCCACCTCATCCTCGGGATGTGGATGGACGGCTGGGGCTACGAGACCTCCGAGTCGGTGCTCGTCACCGAGGCCGGACCCGAACTGCTCGCCCCCCTCGACCAAGGACTGGTGATCCACGCATGA
- a CDS encoding amidase — translation MTSGRPTVSELSAAFAYGTSTPLETTERALEAIDRFDPVVHAMVLVDREGALAAAREATRRWAAGTPLSPIDGIPTTIKDILLTRGWPTLRGSLLIDEGQPQDWTEDAPAVARLRAAGCVLLGKNSTPEFAWKGVTDSLRHGPTGNPWDPGLTAGGSSGGAAAAVALGMGAWSIGTDGGGSVRIPASFTGTVALKPTYGRIPLYPASPYGTLSHAGPMTTSVADAALLLDLVGRPDPRDWSALPEASGSFREGLEDGVAGLRVAVSPRLGLDVDNDPAVESAVLATAQRLAEDGARVEQVDPGISDPVDAFHVLWFSGAAKVIEGYGPAALERVDPGLREAVLRHGAGASASAYLDATAVRMDLGRRMGLFHETYDVLLTPTMPIPPFELGHQAPRGDDALWTSWTPYTYPFNMTQQPALSVPCGTTSEGRPIGLQVVGARHADALVLRVGRAIERRAPVGLPPMLYAPSAERGEEA, via the coding sequence ATGACGTCCGGGCGACCGACCGTCTCCGAGTTGTCCGCAGCCTTCGCCTACGGCACGTCGACGCCGCTGGAGACGACCGAGCGTGCCCTGGAGGCGATCGACCGCTTCGACCCGGTCGTCCACGCGATGGTCCTGGTGGACCGCGAGGGCGCGCTCGCGGCCGCGCGGGAGGCGACCCGGCGCTGGGCGGCGGGCACCCCGCTGAGCCCGATCGACGGCATACCGACGACGATCAAGGACATCCTGCTCACCCGGGGCTGGCCCACGTTGCGGGGCAGCCTGCTCATCGACGAGGGGCAGCCGCAGGACTGGACCGAGGACGCGCCGGCCGTCGCCCGGCTGCGCGCGGCGGGATGCGTCCTGCTCGGGAAGAACAGCACTCCCGAGTTCGCGTGGAAAGGGGTCACCGACTCGCTCCGTCACGGACCGACGGGCAACCCGTGGGACCCCGGCCTCACCGCCGGCGGGTCCAGCGGGGGAGCGGCGGCCGCGGTCGCCCTCGGCATGGGTGCCTGGTCGATCGGCACCGACGGGGGCGGGTCCGTGCGCATCCCGGCCTCCTTCACCGGGACCGTCGCGCTCAAGCCGACGTACGGCCGGATCCCGCTGTACCCGGCCAGCCCGTACGGCACGCTCTCGCACGCGGGACCCATGACGACGAGCGTGGCGGACGCGGCGCTCCTGCTCGACCTCGTCGGCCGCCCCGACCCGCGCGACTGGTCGGCGCTGCCCGAGGCGAGCGGGTCGTTCCGGGAGGGTCTCGAGGACGGGGTCGCGGGCCTGCGGGTGGCGGTCTCGCCGCGCCTCGGCCTGGACGTCGACAACGACCCGGCGGTCGAGTCGGCGGTGCTGGCCACGGCGCAGCGGCTCGCCGAGGACGGTGCCCGCGTGGAGCAGGTGGACCCCGGCATCAGTGACCCCGTGGACGCCTTCCACGTGCTGTGGTTCAGCGGCGCCGCCAAGGTCATCGAGGGCTACGGTCCCGCAGCCCTGGAGCGGGTGGACCCGGGTCTGCGCGAGGCGGTGCTGCGTCACGGCGCCGGGGCGAGCGCGAGCGCCTACCTGGACGCGACGGCGGTCCGGATGGACCTGGGGCGGCGGATGGGGCTCTTCCACGAGACCTACGACGTGCTCCTCACCCCCACCATGCCGATCCCGCCCTTCGAGCTCGGGCACCAGGCCCCTCGCGGGGACGACGCCCTCTGGACGTCGTGGACGCCCTACACCTACCCCTTCAACATGACCCAGCAGCCGGCGCTGTCGGTGCCGTGCGGGACGACGTCGGAAGGTCGCCCGATCGGGCTGCAGGTGGTCGGGGCCCGGCACGCGGACGCCCTGGTGCTCCGGGTGGGCCGGGCGATCGAGCGGCGGGCCCCGGTCGGGCTGCCCCCGATGCTGTACGCCCCGTCAGCAGAGCGAGGGGAAGAGGCATGA
- a CDS encoding M20 family metallopeptidase, whose amino-acid sequence MTPDEGAVLDAITAQRLLPMATALVRAPGANPPGEEAATAAVLTSLAAELGLQVAEHDVAPGRPNVRVTLPGGDGPGLLFLGHTDVVPPGDPKDWTGDPYAGSVVEGRLGGRGSADMKGGLAAVLLALAAVREARLVPSGPVHLDALCDEEQNGLGIRALVAGPRPDLLGCVVAEPTDLTTVVAARGASYLHVEVRGVAAHAGRPEDGRNAIGGAARVVADLERWHEELRVDAHPLVGPATLNVGVISGGTSGSAVPDLCRLEVDRRLLPGEPVDGVLDALRHRLDRLDLDERGLTWTLSSPMDMPGFETSPRDPFVTAVDGAMSAAGRGPAPLAGWTAACDGGFVADAWGIPVVVQGPGSVAEQAHRPDESVAVDELVTAARGYARTVLELLGPGATA is encoded by the coding sequence GTGACCCCGGACGAGGGCGCCGTCCTCGACGCGATCACCGCGCAGCGGCTGCTGCCGATGGCCACCGCCCTGGTCCGGGCCCCGGGGGCCAACCCTCCGGGCGAGGAGGCCGCCACGGCCGCGGTCCTCACCTCGCTGGCCGCCGAGCTGGGGCTGCAGGTGGCCGAGCACGACGTGGCGCCCGGGCGACCCAACGTGCGCGTCACGCTGCCCGGGGGTGACGGCCCGGGGCTGCTGTTCCTCGGGCATACCGACGTGGTCCCGCCCGGCGATCCGAAGGACTGGACCGGCGACCCGTATGCCGGGTCGGTCGTCGAGGGACGGCTGGGCGGTCGCGGGAGCGCGGACATGAAGGGCGGCCTCGCCGCCGTGCTGCTGGCGCTCGCCGCGGTCCGGGAGGCCCGGCTCGTCCCCTCCGGACCGGTGCACCTGGACGCGCTGTGCGACGAGGAGCAGAACGGTCTCGGCATCCGGGCCCTCGTCGCCGGCCCTCGACCGGACCTGCTCGGGTGCGTCGTGGCGGAGCCGACGGACCTGACGACGGTCGTGGCGGCGCGGGGCGCGTCCTACCTGCACGTCGAGGTGCGCGGGGTCGCGGCGCACGCCGGTCGACCCGAGGACGGCCGCAACGCGATCGGCGGCGCCGCCCGGGTGGTGGCCGACCTGGAGCGCTGGCACGAGGAGCTGCGCGTCGACGCGCACCCGCTCGTCGGTCCCGCGACGCTCAACGTGGGCGTCATCTCCGGCGGCACCTCGGGCTCGGCGGTCCCCGACCTGTGCCGCCTCGAGGTGGACCGCCGGCTCCTTCCTGGCGAGCCGGTCGACGGCGTGCTCGACGCGCTGCGGCATCGGCTCGACCGGCTCGACCTGGACGAGCGTGGCCTGACGTGGACCCTCTCCTCGCCCATGGACATGCCCGGCTTCGAGACCTCGCCGCGCGACCCCTTCGTGACGGCGGTGGACGGGGCGATGTCCGCCGCGGGGCGCGGTCCGGCGCCCCTCGCCGGCTGGACCGCCGCCTGCGACGGTGGCTTCGTGGCGGACGCGTGGGGCATACCCGTCGTGGTGCAGGGGCCCGGGTCCGTGGCCGAGCAGGCGCACCGCCCGGACGAGTCGGTCGCGGTCGACGAGCTCGTCACCGCCGCCCGGGGGTATGCCCGCACCGTCCTGGAGCTCCTCGGACCGGGCGCGACGGCCTAG
- a CDS encoding DUF3830 family protein translates to MSRFVTVTLEQHGVTCRARLQDEEAPRTCAAV, encoded by the coding sequence ATGAGCAGATTCGTCACCGTCACCCTCGAGCAGCACGGCGTGACCTGCCGGGCCCGCCTCCAAGACGAGGAGGCGCCGCGCACCTGCGCCGCGGTCTGA
- a CDS encoding FCD domain-containing protein, protein MHFHQVLVEHAESPHLSRIHATLMTETRMCIHLLEPTYAVDEARVGEHREIARSFADGNPRRTDALIVHHMRDALRRLTGSTTGAVTDAAGGPQPS, encoded by the coding sequence ATCCACTTCCACCAGGTCCTCGTCGAGCACGCGGAGAGCCCGCACCTCTCCCGCATCCACGCGACGCTGATGACCGAGACCCGCATGTGCATCCACCTGCTCGAGCCGACCTATGCGGTCGACGAGGCCCGGGTCGGCGAGCACCGCGAGATCGCCCGGTCCTTCGCGGACGGGAACCCCCGTCGGACCGATGCGCTGATCGTGCACCACATGCGGGACGCGCTGCGGCGGCTGACCGGATCCACGACCGGGGCCGTCACCGACGCGGCGGGCGGGCCTCAGCCGTCCTGA
- a CDS encoding GntR family transcriptional regulator, translating to MTALSRSASAALHPVPRESTPSMVASRIREAIALGEIAPGSQLGEVEYAARLGVSRGPLREGLQRLTQEGLLVAHPNRGLFVVEMTDERVRDLYLARSAIERAAGGRIHETTPAATSAALLEVVEEMARAAAGRTSGTSATPTSTSTRSSSSTRRARTSPASTRR from the coding sequence ATGACCGCCCTCTCGCGGTCCGCCTCCGCCGCGCTGCACCCCGTGCCGCGCGAGTCGACCCCGAGCATGGTCGCCTCCCGCATCCGGGAGGCGATCGCGCTGGGCGAGATCGCGCCGGGCAGCCAGCTCGGCGAGGTGGAGTATGCCGCCCGCCTCGGGGTCAGCCGTGGCCCCCTGCGCGAGGGGCTGCAGCGGCTGACCCAGGAGGGTCTGCTCGTCGCCCACCCCAACCGGGGTCTCTTCGTCGTGGAGATGACCGACGAGCGGGTGCGCGACCTCTACCTCGCTCGCTCGGCCATCGAGCGGGCCGCCGGAGGACGGATCCACGAGACGACCCCCGCCGCGACCTCGGCGGCGCTGCTCGAGGTCGTCGAGGAGATGGCACGAGCCGCCGCCGGCAGGACGTCCGGGACGTCAGCCACGCCGACATCCACTTCCACCAGGTCCTCGTCGAGCACGCGGAGAGCCCGCACCTCTCCCGCATCCACGCGACGCTGA
- a CDS encoding PLP-dependent aminotransferase family protein: MTPVTTASTTLPLASRADLLVGSVIDSSTSLLAQQTHDIVRFAMGSPAAEAIPTDQLNEAARSALHGADAFDYAATEGDPPLRTALLEMLEGTTDATTAERLTITAGGMQGLDLAAKLFIDPGDLVTVESPTYTNGSATALAYQAELAEIPVDEEGMSIDALREAVERAGRTPKLIYTVPTFQNPSGTSMSLTRRQELIGLAQDWGSVVLDDDPYGMLRFAGEALPSLHELADGDPLVFSVRTFSKIIAPGLRVGWVDADPSLGQLLIHAKQTMDTCTNLPAQRLVADFLRAGHLEDHLVTQRQEYRRRKEAMQAALTEHFAGRATWTDPEGGFFLWVSFGGDVDTEALFEVALAEGVAYIPGNAFSPARRFPHDLRLCFASTPPDRIREGVARLARAVDSLAHR, encoded by the coding sequence ATGACCCCCGTCACGACCGCCTCGACCACGCTGCCGCTGGCCTCCCGCGCCGACCTGCTCGTCGGCTCGGTCATCGACTCCAGCACCTCGCTGCTCGCGCAGCAGACGCACGACATCGTCCGCTTCGCCATGGGCAGCCCCGCAGCCGAGGCCATCCCCACCGACCAGCTGAACGAGGCAGCCCGGAGCGCGCTGCACGGCGCCGACGCCTTCGACTACGCCGCCACCGAGGGTGACCCGCCGCTGCGCACCGCCCTCCTGGAGATGCTGGAGGGCACGACCGACGCCACCACCGCGGAGCGGCTGACCATCACCGCCGGGGGTATGCAGGGACTCGACCTGGCGGCGAAGCTCTTCATCGACCCCGGTGACCTCGTCACGGTCGAGTCCCCGACCTACACCAACGGCAGCGCCACGGCGCTCGCCTACCAGGCCGAGCTGGCCGAGATCCCCGTGGACGAGGAGGGGATGTCCATCGACGCGCTGCGGGAGGCGGTCGAGCGGGCCGGTCGCACCCCCAAGCTCATCTACACCGTGCCGACCTTCCAGAACCCGTCGGGCACCTCGATGTCGCTCACCCGTCGCCAGGAGCTGATCGGCCTGGCCCAGGACTGGGGCAGCGTGGTGCTGGACGACGACCCCTACGGCATGCTGCGCTTCGCCGGCGAGGCGCTGCCCAGCCTGCACGAGCTGGCCGACGGCGATCCGTTGGTCTTCTCGGTGCGCACCTTCTCCAAGATCATCGCCCCGGGGCTGCGGGTCGGCTGGGTGGACGCCGACCCCAGCCTCGGCCAGCTGCTCATCCACGCCAAGCAGACCATGGACACCTGCACCAACCTGCCCGCCCAGCGCCTGGTCGCGGACTTCCTCCGGGCCGGGCACCTGGAGGATCATCTCGTCACCCAGCGTCAGGAGTACCGCCGCCGCAAGGAGGCCATGCAGGCCGCGCTCACCGAGCACTTCGCCGGCCGGGCCACGTGGACCGACCCCGAGGGCGGCTTCTTCCTCTGGGTGAGCTTCGGCGGCGACGTCGACACCGAGGCACTGTTCGAGGTCGCGCTGGCGGAGGGTGTCGCCTACATCCCGGGCAACGCCTTCTCCCCCGCCCGGCGCTTCCCGCACGACCTGCGCCTGTGCTTCGCCTCGACCCCGCCGGACCGGATCCGCGAGGGCGTGGCGCGGCTGGCGCGCGCGGTCGACTCGCTGGCGCACCGGTGA